From Desulfotignum phosphitoxidans DSM 13687, one genomic window encodes:
- a CDS encoding type I restriction-modification system subunit M → MDHSVHNKLVSFIWNIADDCLRDVYVRGKYRDVILPMVVLRRLDTLLEETKDAVLEEVKFQKDEMNAVELDDEPLKAASGYVFFNTSKWTLKSLYNTATNNQQILLANFEEYLNGFSENVKEIIFRFNLKAQIRHMAGKDVLLEVLEKFVSPYINLTPNPKEDPDGNKLPALSNLGMGYVFEELIRKFNEENNEEAGEHFTPREVIELMTHLVFDPIKDELPLTITVYDPACGSGGMLTESQKFIEEKYPSIGATRDVYLYGKEINDETYAICKSDMMIKGNNPANIRVGSTLSTDEFSSDRFDFMLSNPPYGKSWASEVKNIKDGKDIIDPRFKVKLTDYWGNEELADAAPRSSDGQLLFLMEMVSKMKSPSVSPQGSRIASVHNGSSLFTGDAGGGESNIRRYIIENDMLEAIVQLPNNFFYNTGITTYIWLLNNNKPESRKGKVQLIDANLMYRKLRKNLGDKNCEFSQKHIDKIAKTYLDFTSIERKLDKNNDPVGIASQVFDNEDFGYYKVNIERPDRRKARFTEDAIKPLRFDKTLREIMEHLFAEHGDDVYEKGFLKSIRKDVMAWCEDNDISLNAKAKAKLLDYKYWQKLRYIFEAAQILLVKIGDQDFDDFNVFKDKVGSVLKEQKIKLAAPEKNAILNAVSWYDETAAKVIKKVVKFSGDKLSKLLEHLGYDEKDLADFGYYRTEKQGQYIIYEPNTDLRDAESIPLEDKIHRYFLVEVRPHVQEAWINLDSIKIGYEINFNKHFYYQKPLRSLKEVADDIVALEQKSEGLIAQILGVQVAEVKGA, encoded by the coding sequence ATGGATCATTCTGTACATAATAAACTGGTTTCCTTTATCTGGAATATAGCCGATGATTGTTTGCGTGATGTATATGTACGGGGCAAATATAGAGATGTCATTCTGCCAATGGTGGTACTCCGCCGTTTAGATACCCTCCTTGAAGAAACCAAAGATGCTGTCCTTGAAGAGGTGAAATTTCAAAAAGATGAAATGAATGCGGTTGAGCTGGACGATGAACCTCTCAAAGCCGCCTCAGGATACGTCTTCTTCAATACCTCTAAATGGACATTAAAGAGCTTATATAATACTGCAACCAACAATCAGCAAATACTCCTTGCCAATTTTGAAGAATATCTCAATGGTTTCAGCGAAAATGTCAAAGAAATCATTTTCCGCTTTAATCTCAAAGCTCAGATACGCCATATGGCTGGTAAAGATGTTCTTTTAGAAGTTTTAGAAAAATTTGTTTCCCCGTATATCAATCTTACGCCTAATCCCAAAGAAGACCCTGATGGTAATAAACTTCCAGCCCTAAGCAATCTTGGTATGGGATATGTGTTTGAAGAGCTGATCCGTAAATTCAATGAAGAGAATAATGAGGAAGCAGGGGAGCACTTTACCCCGCGTGAGGTTATTGAGCTAATGACACACCTTGTCTTTGATCCGATTAAAGATGAGTTGCCACTGACGATTACTGTTTATGATCCTGCCTGCGGTAGTGGAGGAATGCTGACAGAATCTCAAAAATTCATAGAAGAGAAGTATCCCAGCATCGGTGCTACTCGTGACGTTTATCTTTACGGTAAAGAGATCAATGATGAGACATACGCAATTTGTAAATCGGATATGATGATTAAGGGCAACAATCCTGCAAATATCAGGGTTGGTTCAACTCTTTCAACCGATGAATTTTCATCAGATCGTTTTGATTTTATGCTGTCTAATCCTCCTTATGGCAAAAGCTGGGCATCAGAGGTCAAGAACATCAAAGACGGTAAAGACATTATTGATCCTCGCTTTAAGGTCAAGCTTACCGATTATTGGGGGAATGAGGAGCTGGCGGATGCCGCTCCCCGTTCAAGCGATGGCCAGCTTCTGTTTTTAATGGAAATGGTAAGCAAAATGAAATCACCGTCAGTGAGCCCACAAGGAAGCCGCATTGCATCGGTGCACAATGGATCAAGTCTATTTACAGGTGATGCAGGCGGAGGTGAAAGTAATATCCGGCGCTATATCATTGAAAATGATATGTTAGAGGCCATTGTACAGCTCCCAAACAATTTCTTTTATAACACAGGCATCACAACCTATATATGGCTGCTGAACAACAACAAACCTGAGAGCCGTAAAGGCAAGGTGCAGCTTATTGATGCTAATTTGATGTACCGTAAACTCCGCAAAAACTTAGGCGATAAGAATTGTGAGTTTTCCCAAAAACATATCGACAAAATTGCGAAGACATATCTCGATTTTACTTCTATTGAACGGAAGCTGGATAAAAACAATGATCCAGTTGGCATTGCCAGTCAGGTCTTTGATAATGAAGACTTTGGCTATTACAAGGTCAATATTGAAAGGCCGGATCGCCGGAAAGCCAGGTTCACAGAGGATGCCATCAAACCTTTGCGTTTTGACAAGACCTTACGTGAAATCATGGAACATTTGTTTGCTGAGCATGGTGATGATGTCTATGAAAAGGGTTTCCTGAAATCTATCAGAAAAGATGTTATGGCATGGTGTGAAGACAATGATATCAGTCTTAATGCCAAAGCAAAAGCAAAGCTTCTTGATTATAAATACTGGCAGAAGCTGCGTTATATTTTTGAAGCAGCCCAAATTCTTTTGGTAAAAATTGGTGATCAAGATTTTGATGATTTCAATGTATTTAAAGATAAAGTTGGTAGCGTCTTAAAGGAACAGAAAATTAAACTTGCTGCTCCTGAAAAGAATGCAATCCTTAATGCTGTAAGTTGGTATGATGAAACAGCGGCCAAGGTTATTAAAAAGGTTGTTAAATTTTCTGGCGATAAACTATCAAAACTTTTGGAGCACCTTGGGTATGATGAGAAAGATCTTGCTGATTTTGGTTATTATCGGACTGAAAAACAAGGTCAGTATATCATCTATGAACCAAACACGGATTTGCGAGATGCAGAATCAATTCCTTTAGAAGATAAAATTCATCGATATTTTCTTGTCGAAGTTCGGCCACATGTTCAAGAGGCATGGATTAATCTTGATAGTATAAAAATCGGTTATGAGATTAATTTTAATAAACATTTTTATTATCAGAAACCATTGCGCTCTCTTAAAGAGGTCGCTGATGATATTGTTGCTCTTGAGCAAAAATCTGAAGGTTTAATTGCTCAAATTTTAGGAGTCCAAGTGGCTGAGGTGAAAGGGGCGTAA
- a CDS encoding restriction endonuclease subunit S: MVILPAMYKYQRYKDSGIEWLAEIPEHWNIKRFRNLFSFSKGLSITKENLQDEGIPCVNYGEIHSKYGFEVDPDKNELHCVGEDYLKRSPKSLLNRGDFIFADTSEDIEGSGNFTHLTSDKDVFAGYHTVIARPIKGINKRFLAYVCDSISYRSQIRSKVKGVKVYSITKAILKGTWIWLPNEGEQTVIANFLDKKTAKIDKAIAIKEQQIVLLKERKQIIIQKSVTKGLNLNVPTKDTGVDWIGRIPEHWDIKRAKYLFKEVDQRSKTGQEELLSVSHMTGVTPRSEKNVSMFMAEDYTGSKICIENDLVINIMWAWMGALGVSDRIGIVSPSYGVFRQQNKNTFNPVYLEYLLKTTKYIEHYNQVSTGLHSSRLRFYGHMFLNMKMGFPSFDEQNSIVAYLSEQTDKIDKAINVQESQIEKLKEYKTTLINNAVTGKIKVA; this comes from the coding sequence ATGGTCATATTACCAGCAATGTATAAATACCAAAGGTATAAAGATTCCGGTATTGAATGGCTTGCGGAAATACCGGAACACTGGAATATAAAGAGGTTTCGCAATCTTTTTAGCTTTAGCAAAGGGCTAAGCATTACCAAAGAAAATTTACAAGATGAAGGTATCCCATGTGTAAATTATGGAGAAATTCATTCTAAATATGGCTTTGAAGTTGATCCAGACAAGAATGAGCTGCACTGCGTTGGCGAGGACTATTTAAAGAGGTCACCAAAATCCCTTTTGAATAGGGGGGATTTTATTTTTGCTGACACATCGGAAGATATCGAGGGTTCAGGTAATTTTACCCATTTGACATCAGATAAAGATGTTTTTGCTGGATATCATACTGTCATTGCGCGACCTATTAAGGGAATTAATAAAAGGTTTTTAGCATATGTATGTGACTCTATCTCTTATCGGTCTCAGATTAGAAGTAAAGTCAAAGGAGTTAAGGTTTACAGCATCACAAAAGCTATCCTAAAAGGTACTTGGATATGGTTGCCTAACGAAGGTGAACAAACTGTTATTGCTAATTTTTTAGATAAAAAAACTGCAAAAATTGATAAAGCCATTGCGATTAAGGAGCAACAAATTGTCCTATTAAAAGAGCGTAAGCAGATCATTATCCAAAAATCCGTCACCAAAGGCCTGAACCTAAATGTACCTACGAAAGATACTGGTGTTGATTGGATCGGAAGAATACCGGAACATTGGGATATTAAGAGAGCAAAATACTTGTTTAAAGAGGTAGATCAGAGATCGAAAACTGGACAGGAGGAGCTTCTTTCTGTTTCTCATATGACTGGCGTCACCCCCCGGTCTGAAAAGAATGTAAGTATGTTCATGGCAGAAGATTATACTGGTTCTAAAATTTGCATAGAAAATGACTTGGTTATTAATATAATGTGGGCATGGATGGGTGCTTTAGGTGTTTCGGATAGAATTGGAATCGTAAGCCCATCATATGGCGTTTTTAGGCAGCAAAATAAAAACACCTTCAATCCTGTGTATTTGGAATATTTATTAAAAACGACTAAGTACATTGAGCACTATAATCAAGTATCGACAGGTTTACACTCGTCTCGGCTTAGATTTTATGGACATATGTTTTTAAATATGAAAATGGGTTTCCCAAGTTTTGATGAGCAGAATTCAATAGTTGCCTATCTTTCTGAGCAGACAGATAAAATTGACAAAGCAATAAACGTTCAGGAATCTCAAATCGAAAAATTAAAAGAGTATAAAACTACTTTGATTAATAATGCTGTTACGGGGAAAATTAAAGTTGCGTAG
- a CDS encoding type I restriction endonuclease subunit R, with the protein MVSQTNEQALEAAIEKSLTGISSEELNAGEQATNHGLGYKIGFPTDFNMQYAIDEHFFWEFLDKTHKEELDKLKSNSPNDWPRKILERFDRLIKKHGILHLLKKGLSIDDAHFNLMYPAPLASSSEAVKQNFEENIFSCTRQVHYSQSNPLQEIDMVLFINGIPLITLELKNPWTGQTARYHGQKQYREDRDIYQPLLSFGRCLVHMALDTDEVYMTTKLAGKSTFFLPFNKGDNHGKGNPVNENGHKTAYLWEEVFTRESLANIIQHFVRLDGTSKMQLTKRTMFFPRYHQMVVVRKLIAHASENGVGHTYLIQHSAGSGKSYSITWAAYQLIETYPVSADLHGSKGLDQPLFDSVIVVTDRRLLDKQLRDNIKEFSEIKNIVAPAHKSSELKSALENGKKIIITTIQKFPFIIEGIADLSDKRFAVIIDEAHSSQSGSAHDNMNRAMGADDDEDAEDAQDKILKAMRSRKMRDNASYLAFTATPKNTTLEKFGEKQEDGSFKPFHLYSMKQAIEEGFILDVLANYTTYKSYYEIQKSIADNPEFDTKKAQKKLRAYVERSQQTINTKANIMLEHFIPQVVNAKKLRGKAKGMVVTQNIETAIRYYKAISRILEKHGNPFKALVAFSGTKEVDGIEYTEGDINGFSDNDTKEMFDKNYVGEAKPKGVNEDEYRLLIVANKYLTGFDQPKLCAMYVDKKLAYVQCVQALSRLNRSAPRLGKKTEDLFILDFFNSIDDVKKSFDPFYTATSLSEATDINVLHELKDEMGDVGVYEWYEVEDFVKRYFDDEDAQTLSPIIDTAAARFNNDIGLDNDEKADFKIKAKQFVKIYGQMAAIMPYEIVEWEKLFWFLKFLIPKLKVEDPGADALDELLDSVDLSSYGLQRFKLNQSIGLDETGSELDPQNPNPRGAHGGEKEFNPLDEIVRTFNERWFQGWSTTPEEQRVVLVSVADSMKAHPDYEGKYKNNPDPHNQKLAFEKIAKEVMLQRRKENLEFYKMFANDEAFKAAFMQSMQHLCETMSESA; encoded by the coding sequence ATGGTTAGCCAAACAAACGAGCAGGCACTGGAAGCAGCAATAGAGAAGTCCCTAACGGGAATTAGCTCTGAAGAACTGAATGCGGGTGAGCAGGCAACTAACCATGGATTAGGCTATAAAATCGGGTTTCCGACCGATTTTAATATGCAATACGCTATTGATGAGCATTTTTTCTGGGAATTTTTAGATAAAACCCATAAAGAGGAGCTGGACAAGCTCAAATCAAACAGCCCAAACGACTGGCCACGTAAGATATTAGAGCGATTTGATCGCCTCATCAAAAAACATGGCATTCTCCATCTGCTTAAAAAGGGCTTAAGCATTGATGACGCACATTTTAACTTGATGTATCCCGCACCCCTTGCCAGTAGCAGTGAAGCAGTTAAACAGAATTTTGAAGAGAATATTTTTAGCTGCACACGGCAGGTGCATTATTCGCAATCTAATCCTTTGCAAGAAATTGATATGGTGCTGTTTATCAATGGTATTCCCTTGATAACTCTTGAACTCAAAAATCCATGGACAGGCCAGACCGCGCGTTATCATGGACAAAAGCAGTATCGGGAAGATAGAGACATCTATCAGCCACTACTTAGCTTTGGTAGGTGTCTTGTGCATATGGCGTTGGACACTGATGAAGTGTATATGACCACCAAGCTTGCCGGAAAAAGCACTTTCTTTTTACCTTTCAACAAAGGTGATAATCATGGCAAAGGTAATCCAGTCAACGAAAATGGTCATAAAACGGCTTATCTATGGGAAGAAGTTTTTACCAGAGAAAGCCTTGCTAATATTATCCAGCATTTTGTTCGGTTGGATGGTACAAGCAAAATGCAGCTTACTAAGCGTACAATGTTTTTTCCGCGCTATCACCAGATGGTTGTTGTCCGCAAACTTATTGCCCATGCGTCTGAGAATGGGGTTGGACATACATATTTGATTCAACATTCGGCAGGCTCGGGAAAATCCTATTCAATTACATGGGCGGCGTACCAGCTAATTGAAACTTACCCTGTGTCTGCGGACTTACATGGTAGCAAGGGGCTGGATCAGCCTTTGTTTGATTCTGTAATTGTTGTGACGGATAGACGACTTCTTGATAAGCAGCTTCGTGATAACATTAAAGAATTCTCTGAGATTAAGAATATTGTTGCCCCGGCTCATAAATCTTCTGAGCTAAAATCCGCACTGGAAAATGGTAAGAAAATTATTATCACCACCATTCAAAAATTCCCGTTTATCATAGAGGGCATAGCTGATCTTAGCGATAAGCGGTTTGCTGTAATTATCGATGAGGCACATAGCTCCCAATCAGGATCGGCCCATGACAATATGAATCGTGCCATGGGTGCCGATGATGATGAAGATGCAGAAGATGCACAGGACAAAATCCTCAAAGCTATGCGTTCACGTAAAATGCGTGACAACGCTTCATATTTAGCTTTTACAGCCACGCCGAAAAATACCACGTTGGAAAAATTCGGCGAAAAGCAGGAAGATGGTTCGTTTAAACCTTTCCATCTCTATTCAATGAAGCAAGCGATTGAAGAAGGTTTTATTCTCGATGTTTTGGCAAATTACACCACGTATAAGAGCTATTACGAGATACAAAAATCTATTGCCGACAACCCTGAGTTTGACACCAAAAAAGCTCAGAAAAAGTTAAGGGCATATGTTGAGCGAAGCCAGCAAACAATAAATACTAAAGCAAATATAATGCTCGAGCACTTCATTCCCCAGGTCGTGAATGCTAAAAAGCTAAGAGGCAAGGCTAAAGGCATGGTGGTCACTCAAAACATTGAAACGGCTATTCGCTATTACAAAGCAATTTCTCGTATCCTTGAAAAGCACGGAAACCCATTTAAAGCACTTGTCGCTTTTTCTGGAACCAAAGAGGTTGATGGCATTGAGTATACGGAAGGCGACATTAATGGTTTTTCGGACAATGATACCAAAGAAATGTTTGATAAAAACTATGTCGGAGAGGCAAAGCCTAAAGGCGTAAATGAAGATGAATACCGCCTTCTTATTGTCGCGAATAAATATCTAACAGGTTTTGATCAGCCGAAGCTTTGTGCCATGTACGTGGATAAAAAACTTGCATATGTTCAATGTGTGCAAGCATTGTCGCGGCTTAATCGCTCCGCACCCAGACTGGGTAAAAAGACAGAAGACCTGTTTATCTTAGATTTTTTTAACTCCATAGATGATGTTAAAAAATCTTTTGATCCTTTTTACACTGCAACTTCATTATCAGAAGCCACTGATATAAATGTTCTTCATGAGCTCAAAGATGAAATGGGTGATGTCGGTGTTTATGAATGGTATGAGGTTGAAGACTTTGTAAAACGCTATTTCGACGATGAAGATGCTCAAACACTTAGTCCAATTATTGATACGGCAGCAGCAAGGTTTAATAACGATATTGGGTTGGATAACGATGAAAAGGCTGATTTCAAAATTAAGGCGAAGCAATTCGTAAAAATTTATGGCCAAATGGCTGCCATCATGCCTTATGAAATAGTTGAGTGGGAAAAACTATTTTGGTTCCTGAAATTTTTAATACCAAAGTTGAAGGTGGAAGATCCGGGTGCTGATGCGCTGGATGAACTATTGGATTCTGTTGATTTGAGTTCTTACGGGCTCCAGCGATTTAAACTTAATCAATCAATTGGATTAGATGAGACTGGCTCAGAGCTTGATCCGCAAAATCCAAATCCACGCGGTGCGCATGGCGGTGAAAAAGAATTTAATCCATTGGATGAAATAGTCCGTACTTTTAATGAGCGCTGGTTCCAGGGGTGGAGCACAACCCCTGAAGAACAACGAGTAGTTCTGGTAAGCGTAGCAGATTCAATGAAAGCGCATCCTGACTATGAGGGGAAATACAAGAATAATCCTGATCCGCACAACCAAAAACTTGCTTTCGAAAAAATTGCCAAAGAGGTTATGCTACAGCGGCGAAAAGAAAATCTGGAGTTTTATAAAATGTTTGCCAATGATGAAGCGTTCAAGGCTGCCTTTATGCAGAGTATGCAGCATCTTTGTGAAACAATGAGTGAAAGTGCCTAA
- a CDS encoding ATP-dependent nuclease produces the protein MRLSRIEISNFRLLKHFCLDLEDNLSLVIGKNNTGKTSILTCLEKLVIQSESKAISFEDFNVDLKFLLQKILSDEDEIGSEQDYSPLGIELKLYINYSSSDDLSMISPLIMSLDPDDNTVVLSFEYKISFEKLTEMKSDYRTEAEKFDNKPDLFLKEKLPDYFGSIARKSLLYSDHSQFIDLRKERINLRDILSIQLISAKRSVTNKQNDKTLSNQTSSLYKQVDEFEEQEEASDEFKHELRKTDGKLSGIYQKMFAGIIKKVNKFGGISPNDTDLKIASTLQHRELLEGNTTVMYAQQQHDLPEHYNGLGYMNLISMIFEIEMLMSRLRRSVKEKPAAINLLFIEEPEAHTHPQMQYVFINNIKTLLKENRLREDGLEIHLQSVITTHSSHIVSESCFDDIKYLKKSAQAQQVDAKNLKDLEKAYSADDDPDKDKALKRAYRFLKQYLTLNRAELFFADKAIFIEGDTERIILPAMMKKIDQEEPCGDEEQPLLSQNISIVEVGAHSQTFEKFIDFIGIKSLVITDIDSNKEVPDEKDPEKTKRDKCRPSDTDASQTSNASLKFFFGTKDLDFYKNLALEDKSLRKSEDGTGWQQSADGLLKIVYQVEEDGYYARSYEDAFFSLNRSILSVGHEAFPSLVKKHLDAFTSDTIDPYDFADSAVGSKPSLAIEILLNSETNEVGEKFSNWQVPLYIKEGLLWLRQNSL, from the coding sequence ATGAGGTTATCAAGGATTGAAATTTCAAACTTCAGATTATTGAAGCATTTTTGTTTGGATTTAGAGGATAATCTATCCCTTGTGATCGGTAAAAATAATACGGGGAAGACTTCTATTCTCACATGCTTAGAAAAACTGGTAATCCAATCAGAGTCTAAGGCGATATCTTTTGAAGATTTTAATGTTGATCTCAAATTTTTACTTCAAAAGATATTATCTGATGAAGATGAAATAGGTTCTGAACAAGATTACTCCCCTCTGGGAATTGAGTTAAAACTCTACATTAATTATTCGAGTTCAGATGATTTATCAATGATAAGCCCGTTGATCATGAGCTTAGACCCGGATGATAATACCGTTGTTCTTTCTTTTGAGTACAAAATTTCATTTGAAAAGTTAACGGAAATGAAATCCGATTATCGAACTGAAGCTGAAAAATTCGACAACAAGCCCGATCTTTTCCTGAAAGAAAAGCTGCCAGATTACTTTGGATCTATCGCCAGAAAAAGCCTTCTGTATAGTGACCATAGCCAATTCATCGATCTTCGAAAAGAGCGCATAAATCTTAGAGATATCCTATCAATTCAACTTATCAGTGCCAAAAGAAGTGTAACGAATAAACAAAATGACAAAACATTATCTAATCAGACATCAAGTCTCTACAAACAAGTCGATGAGTTTGAGGAACAGGAAGAGGCGTCTGACGAGTTTAAACACGAACTACGAAAAACTGATGGTAAACTTAGTGGTATTTACCAAAAGATGTTTGCGGGAATCATTAAAAAAGTTAATAAGTTTGGTGGGATAAGTCCTAATGACACTGATCTTAAAATAGCTTCAACTTTACAACATAGAGAGTTACTTGAAGGTAATACTACGGTCATGTATGCACAGCAGCAGCATGACTTACCAGAGCATTATAATGGTTTAGGCTATATGAATTTGATCAGCATGATCTTTGAAATTGAAATGCTGATGAGTAGACTGAGGCGCTCGGTTAAGGAAAAACCCGCTGCAATCAATCTACTCTTTATAGAGGAGCCAGAGGCTCACACTCACCCACAAATGCAGTATGTGTTTATTAACAACATCAAGACGTTGTTAAAGGAAAACAGATTGCGAGAAGATGGACTTGAAATACATCTACAATCTGTAATCACAACACACTCTTCCCACATCGTTTCTGAAAGTTGTTTTGATGATATTAAGTACCTGAAAAAATCGGCTCAAGCTCAACAGGTCGACGCAAAAAATCTTAAAGACCTTGAAAAAGCGTACAGTGCCGATGATGATCCTGACAAAGATAAAGCTTTGAAGCGAGCTTATCGCTTCCTCAAGCAGTATCTTACTCTCAATAGGGCAGAACTCTTTTTTGCAGATAAAGCTATCTTCATAGAAGGAGATACTGAGCGCATAATATTGCCTGCAATGATGAAAAAAATAGATCAAGAGGAACCCTGTGGTGATGAAGAACAACCACTCTTATCACAAAACATATCGATTGTTGAGGTTGGTGCGCATTCTCAAACTTTTGAGAAGTTTATTGATTTTATTGGAATTAAATCGCTTGTAATTACTGATATAGACAGCAACAAAGAAGTGCCGGATGAAAAAGACCCTGAGAAAACAAAACGTGACAAATGCCGTCCTTCAGACACAGATGCCTCGCAAACCTCCAATGCTTCTCTAAAATTTTTCTTTGGAACAAAGGATTTGGATTTCTACAAAAACTTAGCTTTAGAGGATAAGTCTTTACGCAAATCTGAAGATGGTACGGGGTGGCAGCAGTCTGCTGATGGATTATTAAAAATCGTCTACCAAGTTGAAGAAGACGGCTATTATGCAAGAAGTTATGAAGATGCATTTTTTAGCTTGAACAGATCGATACTTAGCGTGGGACATGAGGCGTTTCCTTCGTTAGTCAAAAAACACTTGGACGCATTTACGTCTGACACTATTGATCCATATGATTTTGCAGACAGTGCTGTTGGTAGCAAACCGTCCCTTGCAATTGAAATTCTCCTTAATAGTGAGACGAATGAAGTTGGTGAGAAGTTTTCTAACTGGCAAGTTCCTTTATATATAAAGGAGGGGCTATTGTGGTTGCGCCAAAATTCTCTTTAG
- a CDS encoding UvrD-helicase domain-containing protein: MVAPKFSLEKLSEEANQIVNLINEKKHFLLSGGAGSGKTYSLVEVLHAVTDKYPSFNIGCITYTNAAVDEIEDRISYDSIHVSTIHDFLWANIRNFQSELKETLVEMINDPTQSKIKIPNVESVEADFFDDIESIQYKEYLRLAKGIISHDEVILLASQMYEKYEKLCSITKDKFPFIFVDEYQDTNPLVVKILLEDMEKSPKENVVGFFGDAMQSIYDGSVGNLDTYIDTEPKRVVEVQKLQNRRNPGKIINLANKIRTDGLTQQPSDDASAPNMDENGVVKSGDIKFIYSANLNIDPVREYLGWEFEDNTLVKELNLTHNLIADKANFPELMRIYDKDKILEFLRNKVRRHLKENDPELDTSEKTLSQVLEHVGAAVKPTKGQQEYIDNYPEIHAYALSLPYDLISKLYVDKDQLLDDKKNFAEDEGKPGSNRDDLIKHLFKIETCIRLYQSNQFNQFIKLTDFSISSIADKIRLRDAIQSFTIDNNSTIRQVIDMADDLGIVIKDDRLNKFIEKRIYLYKQVCDISYQEFRNVYDYLEGYSPFSTQHKTKGTEFPNVLVVLDNGRWNQYNFKYLFEGNGTDSVRQRSEKIFYVCCTRAMEKLAVFFPNPTALVLGTAATWFGKENIVNLDEL, encoded by the coding sequence GTGGTTGCGCCAAAATTCTCTTTAGAGAAACTGTCAGAAGAAGCCAATCAAATCGTCAATCTAATAAATGAAAAGAAACACTTTTTGTTAAGTGGTGGAGCAGGAAGTGGTAAAACATATTCTCTCGTAGAAGTATTACATGCTGTCACCGACAAGTATCCTTCTTTTAATATAGGATGTATAACTTATACAAATGCCGCAGTAGATGAGATTGAAGATCGAATTTCTTATGACAGTATTCATGTTTCAACTATTCATGATTTCTTATGGGCTAATATTAGGAACTTCCAGTCAGAGCTTAAAGAAACACTTGTGGAAATGATAAATGATCCCACTCAATCAAAAATAAAAATTCCAAATGTAGAAAGTGTTGAGGCTGATTTCTTTGATGACATAGAGTCCATTCAATACAAAGAATATTTGAGATTGGCAAAGGGGATTATTTCCCATGATGAAGTTATACTTCTTGCTTCTCAAATGTATGAAAAATATGAGAAACTTTGCTCTATCACAAAAGATAAATTTCCTTTCATTTTTGTTGACGAGTATCAAGATACCAACCCTTTAGTCGTTAAAATTTTGCTTGAAGATATGGAGAAATCACCGAAAGAAAATGTGGTTGGTTTTTTTGGTGATGCGATGCAATCAATATACGATGGGAGTGTGGGCAATCTTGATACATATATCGATACTGAACCAAAGCGAGTGGTAGAAGTACAGAAGCTTCAAAATAGGCGTAATCCAGGAAAAATTATTAACCTTGCAAATAAAATACGAACTGATGGATTAACTCAGCAGCCTTCAGATGATGCTTCTGCCCCAAATATGGATGAAAATGGCGTTGTTAAGTCTGGTGACATCAAATTTATTTACTCTGCTAATTTGAATATAGATCCTGTGAGGGAATATTTAGGATGGGAATTTGAAGACAATACCCTTGTAAAAGAACTTAATCTAACTCACAACCTTATAGCGGATAAAGCAAACTTCCCTGAACTGATGAGGATTTACGACAAAGATAAAATACTTGAATTCTTACGGAATAAAGTAAGGAGACACCTCAAAGAAAATGATCCTGAGCTTGATACATCTGAGAAAACATTATCACAAGTTCTTGAACATGTAGGTGCTGCTGTTAAGCCTACTAAAGGCCAGCAAGAATATATTGATAACTACCCTGAAATCCATGCATACGCGCTGTCTCTGCCGTACGATTTAATTTCTAAATTATATGTAGATAAAGATCAGTTACTTGATGATAAAAAGAATTTTGCAGAAGATGAAGGAAAACCTGGCTCGAACAGAGATGATTTGATTAAGCATCTATTTAAAATTGAGACATGCATTCGGCTATATCAGAGCAACCAGTTTAACCAATTCATAAAACTGACAGATTTCTCAATCTCATCAATTGCGGACAAAATACGACTTAGAGATGCCATTCAATCCTTCACAATTGATAATAACTCAACAATTCGTCAAGTAATCGATATGGCAGATGATTTAGGCATAGTAATTAAGGATGATCGTTTGAATAAGTTCATCGAGAAGAGGATATATTTATATAAGCAAGTATGCGATATTTCATATCAAGAATTTCGTAATGTATATGATTATCTTGAAGGCTATTCACCTTTTTCAACCCAACACAAAACAAAAGGGACAGAGTTTCCCAATGTACTTGTGGTTTTGGATAATGGCAGATGGAATCAATACAATTTCAAGTATCTTTTTGAAGGAAATGGTACTGACAGTGTCAGACAGCGATCTGAAAAGATTTTCTACGTTTGTTGTACTCGTGCAATGGAGAAATTAGCAGTTTTCTTTCCCAATCCTACTGCACTGGTTTTGGGAACCGCTGCAACTTGGTTTGGGAAAGAGAATATTGTCAATTTAGATGAATTATAA